One genomic window of Fusarium keratoplasticum isolate Fu6.1 chromosome 3, whole genome shotgun sequence includes the following:
- a CDS encoding Casein kinase II subunit beta — MSTSSGVPESWISSFCSLLGHEYFAEVSEEFIEDDFNLTGLQTQVAMYKEALEMILDVEPEDDEDEDEEEEEEDENESDPERLSRQPGERRHHRMASDLSVIESSAEMLYGLIHQRFICSRAGIQQMSEKYELGHFGCCPRTNCDQARTLPVGLSDIPGEDTVKLFCPSCLDVYVPPNSRFQTVDGAFFGRTFGSLFLLTFPEYDLTKRGIEVLSTSGSRVNDGEGLINGMYAKNIGPGLGPGRIYEPRIYGFRVSERARSGPRMQWLRDRPTNINELDEARLYAEQNPDSDEDEENGGQGGVNGRVMVRRRPPGNARLRQRQNHNGSPMALSTNGAESEL; from the exons ATGTCGACCTCTTCAGGCGTGCCCGAGTCTTGGATCTCTAGTTTCTGTTCTCTTCTCGGTCACGAATACTTTGCCGAGGTCTCGGAGGAGTTTATAGAGGATGACTTCAACTTGACTGGGCTGCAAACCCAGGTGGCCATGTACAAGGAGGCGTTGGAG ATGATCTTGGACGTGGAAccagaagacgacgaggacgaagatgaggaagaagaggaagaagatgaaaaCGAATCTGATCCGGAGCGCCTGTCCAGGCAACCTGGTGAGCGAAGGCATCACCGCATGGCGAGCGACCTGTCCGTCATAGAGTCTTCGGCAGAAATGCTCTACGGGCTCATTCACCAGCGCTTCATCTGCTCGAGGGCTGGCATCCAACAAATGAGCGAAAAGTACGAGCTCGGCCACTTTGGCTGCTGCCCCCGGACAAACTGCGACCAGGCCCGCACTCTGCCCGTCGGCCTATCCGACATCCCTGGCGAGGACACGGTCAAGCTCTTCTGCCCGTCATGCTTGGACGTCTACGTCCCTCCCAACAGCCGGTTCCAGACTGTTGACGGCGCCTTCTTTGGCCGCACCTTTGgctctcttttcctcctcactTTCCCCGAATACGACCTCACCAAGCGTGGCATCGAAGTCCTCTCCACCTCAGGCTCTCGAGTCAATGACGGCGAGGGCCTCATTAACGGCATGTATGCAAAGAATATCGGCCCGGGACTTGGCCCCGGCCGCATATACGAGCCGCGCATCTACGGCTTCCGCGTCTCGGAGCGAGCCCGATCCGGCCCCCGGATGCAGTGGCTTCGCGACCGCCCCACAAACATCAACgagctcgacgaggctcGCCTCTACGCTGAGCAGAACCCGGATtcggacgaggacgaggagaatggCGGCCAGGGCGGCGTTAATGGCCGCGTCATGGTCCGCCGTCGCCCCCCTGGAAACGCCCGCCTCCGCCAGAGGCAGAACCACAACGGCAGCCCCATGGCCCTGTCCACCAACGGCGCCGAATCTGAGCTGTAG
- a CDS encoding Eukaryotic peptide chain release factor GTP-binding subunit — translation MATPNSWEDDPAAQDENLAQQAQQQLNVNNPAPAQGGFRPNVASFQPTAQSFQPGQGYGGYAPQYQQQQYYQQGYYPQYAGAQQGFNQYNQGYGGGYNQGYAGGGYPQYGQQQQQQPPQQPAAAPTIAQRPADAPAAAPTQPAATKPKVISISADSSAPKPKAKVLSISGSGAATPVKQEEPAKAEPSNEPEAGQKATATKAIEKTGEKAGKAASGGKTSGKTSPSPASGRNSPSAGEKKAAREVDAVEKEQAADVDQETLKEIYGKEHVNIIFMGHVDAGKSTLGGSILYATGMVDERTMEKYKREAKDLGRESWYLSWVMDLNKEERTQGKTIEVGRGFFETEKRRYSILDAPGHKMYVPNMIGGASQADVGILVISARKGEYETGFERGGQTREHAMLAKTQGVNKLIVAVNKMDDPTVEWSQERYNECTTKLSQFLKGTGYNLKNDVYFLPIAAQQTLGIKNRIPKDVAPWWEGPSLLEYLDSMKALERKLNAPFMLPVNGKYRDLGTMVEGKIEAGVVKKGMSMIMMPNKQNVEAAAVYGEQEEEVQLAQCGDQVRIRLKGIEEDDILPGFVLCSPKRLVHTVAEFEAQIRILELKSILTAGFNCVLHVHSAIEEVTFAALLHKLQKGTNRKSKNPPTHAKRGDSIIARMQVIGGAGAVCVERFEDYPQMGRFTLRDQGQTIAIGKITKLVFNDA, via the exons ATGGCGACCCCCAACTCCTGGGAGGACGATCCCGCTGCTCAGGACGAGAACCTCGCCCAGCAggctcagcagcagctcaaTGTGAACAACCCCGCCCCCGCGCAAGGCGGCTTCCGACCCAATGTCGCCTCCTTCCAGCCCACTGCCCAGTCCTTCCAGCCCGGCCAGGGATATGGAGGATATGCCCCTCAGTACCAGCAACAACAATACTACCAGCAAGGCTATTACCCTCAGTACGCTGGTGCCCAGCAAGGCTTCAACCAGTACAACCAGGGCTATGGTGGCGGCTACAACCAAGGTTATG CCGGCGGTGGCTACCCTCAGTacggccagcagcagcagcagcaaccacCTCAGCAacccgccgccgcccctACGATTGCCCAGCGACCGGCTGATGCTCCCGCCGCAGCTCCCACTCAGCCAGCTgccaccaagcccaaggtgaTCAGCATCAGCGCCGACTCCTCCGcacccaagcccaaggccaaggtgctTTCTATCTCTGGATCTGGCGCTGCCACACCTGTCAAGCAGGAGGAGcctgccaaggctgagcccAGCAACGAACCCGAGGCTGGCCAGAAGGCCACAGCCACCAAGGCTATCGAGAAGACCGGCGAGAAGGCTGGCAAGGCTGCTTCCGGTGGTAAGACCTCTGGAAAGACATCCCCCAGCCCTGCCTCTGGCCGCAACAGCCCTTCGGccggcgagaagaaggcagcCCGCGAGGTTGACGCCgtcgagaaggagcaggCTGCCGATGTCGACCAGGAGACTCTCAAGGAAATCTACGGCAAGGAGCacgtcaacatcatcttTATGGGCCATGTCGACGCCGGAAAGTCGACTCTCGGTGGATCCATCCTCTATGCCACTGGCATGGTCGATGAGCGAACTATGGAAAAGTACAAGagggaggccaaggaccttGGTCGCGAGTCTTGGTACCTGTCCTGGGTCATGGATCTGAACAAGGAGGAACGAACACAAGGAAAGACCATTGAGGTTGGACGTGGCTTCTTTGAGACGGAGAAGCGCCGATACAGCATTCTGGATGCCCCTGGCCACAAGATGTACGTGCCCAACATGATTGGCGGTGCTTCCCAGGCCGATGTTGGTATTCTGGTCATCTCTGCCCGAAAGGGCGAGTACGAGACTGGTTTCGAGCGTGGTGGACAGACCCGTGAGCATGCCATGCTTGCCAAGACTCAGGGTGtcaacaagctcatcgtGGCCGTCAACAAGATGGACGATCCTACCGTCGAGTGGTCTCAGGAGCGATACAACGAGTGCACAACCAAGCTGTCCCAGTTCCTCAAGGGTACCGGTTACAACCTCAAGAATGACGTCTACTTCCTGCCCATCGCCGCCCAGCAGACCCTCGGTATCAAGAACCGCATCCCCAAGGATGTGGCTCCTTGGTGGGAGGGCCCCTCGCTCCTCGAGTATCTGGATAGCATGAAGGCCCTTGAGCGCAAGTTGAACGCCCCCTTCATGTTGCCCGTCAACGGCAAGTACCGTGACCTGGGTACCATGGTTGAGGGTAAGATTGAAGCTGGTGTGGTGAAGAAGGGCATGAGCATGATCATGATGCCCAACAAGCAGAACGTCGAAGCCGCTGCTGTCTATGGcgagcaggaagaagaagtgcAGCTGGCCCAGTGTGGTGACCAGGTGCGGATAAGGCTCAagggcatcgaggaggacgacatCCTGCCTGGCTTTGTGCTGTGCTCGCCCAAGCGACTTGTGCATACTGTGGCTGAATTCGAGGCGCAGATCCGCATCCTGGAGCTCAAGAGCATCCTCACAGCCGGCTTCAACTGCGTGCTGCACGTCCACTcggccatcgaggaggtgACGTTTGCGGCTCTTCTGCACAAGCTACAAAAGGGAACAAACCGCAAGAGCAAGAACCCACCCACCCACGCCAAGAGAGGCGACAGCATCATTGCGCGCATGCAGGTGATTGGCGGAGCAGGCGCCGTGTGCGTGGAGAGGTTCGAGGACTATCCCCAGATGGGTCGCTTCACCTTGCGAGACCAG GGACAAACCATTGCCATTggcaagatcaccaagctcgTCTTTAACGATGCCTAA
- a CDS encoding TRNA wybutosine-synthesizing protein 4, translating into MGSLLINSSWIRHLSKTATFCCRRLSTQVTRPIALTPSTSELFNIDKFREQAFNPQKPFFFGRNDGSPTALLPAASKWFEKHIVDLDVNSTKFSPYMDQFQEWGFPYELVTPSASNKEALLSFRNWLSSSEEPVDQLLASILEPSIEELESGSFSQLLAPLRLLFKALEFNQAQPEPVSLYIAQSSLTDLPEALQKDLPAPDVVQSAGKGDVYSSSIWLGTEPTYTPLHRDPNPNVFCQLCSSKVIRLMAPALGDRLYFQVQSRIRQQGNSRIRTVEMMEGKEREALYEAVWEHDPLPEGLYEAELGPGDALFIPNGWWHSVKSKGSKGHLNGSVNWWFR; encoded by the coding sequence ATGGGAAGTCTCCTCATCAACTCATCATGGATCCGCCATCTGTCTAAGACGGCCACTTTTTGCTGTCGCCGACTATCAACACAAGTCACTCGACCAATCGCCTTGACGCCCTCGACTTCGGAACTTTTTAATATCGACAAATTCCGTGAACAGGCCTTTAACCCTCAGAAACCATTCTTCTTTGGTCGAAATGACGGCTCTCCCACAGCACTGCTACCCGCAGCGAGCAAGTGGTTTGAGAAGCATATAGTCGACTTGGATGTGAATTCGACGAAATTCTCACCATACATGGACCAGTTCCAGGAATGGGGGTTTCCTTATGAGCTCGTCACACCATCAGCTTCCAACAAGGAAGCCCTGCTATCGTTTCGCAATTGGCTCTCCTCAAGTGAGGAGCCAGTCGACCAACTCCTCGCCAGCATCCTCGAGCCATCCATCGAGGAGCTAGAGTCCGGGTCATTTTCCCAACTCCTTGCGCCTCTAAGGCTTCTTTTCAAAGCCCTCGAGTTCAACCAAGCTCAGCCAGAACCCGTCAGCCTCTACATTGCCCAGTCCTCTCTCACGGATCTTCCCGAAGCTCTTCAGAAGGATCTTCCAGCTCCAGATGTAGTCCAAAGTGCTGGCAAGGGCGACGTCTACAGCTCCAGCATCTGGCTCGGCACGGAGCCAACGTACACGCCCCTGCATCGCGACCCCAACCCTAACGTCTTTTGTCAGCTGTGTAGCAGCAAGGTCATCCGTCTCATGGCCCCGGCGTTAGGCGATAGGCTCTACTTCCAGGTGCAGTCTCGGATCCGACAACAGGGCAACAGCCGTATAAGAACTgttgagatgatggagggaaAGGAACGGGAAGCGCTGTATGAGGCTGTCTGGGAACATGATCCCTTGCCAGAAGGGTTGTACGAGGCCGAGTTGGGGCCCGGGGATGCCTTGTTCATCCCAAATGGCTGGTGGCATTCTGTCAAGAGCAAAGGGTCAAAGGGGCATTTGAACGGGTCCGTCAACTGGTGGTTTCGATGA